The DNA region ATTCCCACTATTAATAATAGCCTAAATGATACTTTAAATATTCTATGAGCTCCATATCTATCTCCAACAGCATTTTTTTCTGCCACAAGTTTAGATATGGCGGTAGGAATTCCTGCAGTGGATACAGTAAGCAATAATACATATATAGGATAAGATGCCTGATAATACCCCATACCTTCTGATCCTATTATATTTCCAAGTGGAATCCTAAAAAATGCTCCCATTATCTTTACTATTATCCCCGCTGCCCCTAGTATGGCAGCTCCCTTTAAAAACGATTTATTACTCATCAAAAATCCTCCATATTTCATATTTAACAAATATATTATATCAGATTGTAGCACAAATAAAAAAGCCATACTTCGTATAGATATGCTACTTCTAATTTAAACATACATAGCCTCTTACCTATGAAGTGAAATAAATCAAAAATTCTTGAAAGTGTGGAACATCACAACATCTTATGATGTAAACAATTGCGAACCTTCCACCGAGTGTATAAGATTCATACTGCATAATGTGATAGTGACTTCACTTGAAAGAATTTTTGATTTATTTCACTGAAATGGGTTCACATGAGCATCTACTAAAAAAGTAGTAGCCAAGGAGGCTACTACTTTTATTATGTATTATTGTTCCATTTGTTTTCCTAAAAAACTAGCTGCTGTTTCAGCAGTTTTTAATTCAATCTCTCCTAGTTCTTTGTCTTCGTCCTTAGACATGAGTACTACTGCACCGATGGCGTCTCCTTGAGTAATTATAGGAGCTATAATTTGGGAAGAATATTTTTGTTCATCACTAAAATCCGACGTTAATGGATAAACCTTTTCTTTTCCTACTGATAATGTAGGCTTTCTATCCTCCATTATTCTTTCAAAGGCTTTACTTACTCTTTTTTCTAAGAACTCTTTTTTAGAACCTCCAGCTATGGATATAATCGTATCCCTATCAGCTACCATTGCCATACACCCTAAAGAATCACTTAAGGCTTCTGCGTATTCTGTAGCAAACTCGCTTAATTCTCCTATAGGTGAATATTTCTTTAAAATAACTTCTCCATCTCTATCAGTAAATATTTCTAAAGGATCCCCTTCTCTTATTCTCAAAGTTCTTCTTATTTCCTTTGGAATTACCACTCTTCCTAAATCATCAATTCTTCTAACAATACCTGTTGCTTTCACAATAACTTCCCTCCTAGTACTGTAATTAACTTTTATTATTCCATCATCTTATAGGTATATTATTTTACTCTTATACTTTTTTTATACATGG from Anaeromicrobium sediminis includes:
- the spoVT gene encoding stage V sporulation protein T, encoding MKATGIVRRIDDLGRVVIPKEIRRTLRIREGDPLEIFTDRDGEVILKKYSPIGELSEFATEYAEALSDSLGCMAMVADRDTIISIAGGSKKEFLEKRVSKAFERIMEDRKPTLSVGKEKVYPLTSDFSDEQKYSSQIIAPIITQGDAIGAVVLMSKDEDKELGEIELKTAETAASFLGKQMEQ